In Desulfomicrobium escambiense DSM 10707, the genomic window GACCACGAACATCAAGAAGGAGCAGATTTTTCCGTCGACCCGGCTCTTGTCTTTGATCATCGGTCAGCCTATACCACCCTACAAATCGATTATCGGTTCTAACGCCTTCGCCCACGAGTCCGGCATTCATCAGGACGGCGTGCTCAAGAACCGCCAGACCTACGAGATCATGACGCCCGAGTCCGTGGGCCGCAAGGAAGAGGACATGGTGCTGGGCAAGCATTCGGGCCGGGCCGCCTTCGACAAGCGCCTGAAGGACCTGGGCTACCGCCTGGACGAGGAGCAGCTGGGCATCGTCTTCACCGCCATGAAGAAGCTGGCGGACCGCAAGAAGGAGATTTTCGTCGAGGATCTCGAAGCCGTGGTGCTGGACGAGATCTTCCGCATCCCGGACAAGTACCGGCTGGAGTACCTGAGCGCCATCAGCGGCAACATGGCCATTCCCAACGCGGTGGTCAAAATGTACGTGGATGGTGAGGAGCGCATCCTGTCGGACTTCGGCACGGGTCCCATCGACGCCGTGTTCAACACCATCGGCAAGGTTGTGGGCCGCAGCCCCAAGCTGGTCCGCTACGCCGTCAACGCCATCACCGGCGGCACCGACGCACAGGGCGAGGTGACCGTCAAGATTGAAGAGAATGGAAGAACCTCGGTGGGCCGCGCATCCGACGCGGACATCATCGTGGCCAGCGCCAAGGCGTACCTGAACGCCCTGAACCGCCTGGCCAAAAGACAGGAGGATACGATATGCGACAGACTTTAGCCCAGAAGATACTGCAGCGCCACACGGACCAGCCCATCACGGCCGACGGACAGATCGTCCAGTGCCGCGTGTCCCTGGTCCTGGCCAACGATATCACGGCGCCCCTGGCCATCAAGTCCATCCGCGGCATGGGCGTGAAGCAGGTCTTCGACAAGGACAAGGTGGCCCTTGTCTGCGACCACTTCACCCCGAACAAGGACATCGACTCGGCCGAGCAGGTCAAAGTCGTGCGCGACTTCGCCCGCGAGATGGACATCACGCACTACTACGAGGGCGGCAACGTCGGCGTGGAGCACGCCATCCTGCCCGAGTACGGCCTGGTGGGCCCCGGTGACATCATTGTCGGCGCCGACAGCCACACCTGCACCTACGGCGGCCTGGGCGCCTTCGCCACGGGCCTGGGCAGCACGGACGTGGCCGCGGCCATGGCCCTGGGCGAGACGTGGTTCAAGGTGCCCGAGACCATCCGCGTCAACTTCACGGGCAAGCTGCCCGAGCACGTGGGCGGCAAGGACCTCATCCTCTTCACCATCGGCCAGACCGGCGTGGCCGGGGCCCTGTACAAGGCCCTGGAGTTCGGCGGCGAGGTCATCGATGATTTGTCCGTCGAAGCGCGCATGACCATGGCCAACATGGCCATCGAGGCCGGCGGCAAGGTCGGGCTCTTCGCGGCCGACGCCAAGACCCTCGAATACTGCCGGGCCCACGGCCGAGACGGGGACGAGCCTATCGCCGCCGACCACGGAGCGGCCTACTGGAAGGAAATGACCTTCGACGTGTCGTCCTTCTCGCCGCAGATCGCCTGTCCGCACCTGCCGGACAACGTCAAGCCCGTGGAGGAAGTCTCGGACATCCGTGTGGACCAGGTGGTGCTCGGCTCTTGCACCAACGGCCGCATCAGCGACCTGCGCGAGGCGGCGGCCATCATCAAGGGCCGCAAGGTGGCCAAGGGCGTGCGCTTCATCGTCATCCCGGCCTCTCCCGGGGCCTATTCCATGGCCCTGGACGAAGGCCTGCTGCGCATCTTCCTCGACGCCGGGGCCATCATCAGCCCGCCGACCTGCGGGCCGTGTCTGGGCGGCCACATGGGCATCCTGGCCGGCGGCGAGCGCTGCCTGGCCACGACGAACCGCAACTTCAAGGGCCGCATGGGCAGCCTGAAGTCCGAGGTCTACCTGGCCAATCCGGCGGTGGCCGCGGCCACGGCCGTGACCGGCCTCATCACGCACCCGGGCAAACTGTAGGAGGACGCCATGACATTCAAGGGAAAGACCCACGTGGTGGGTGACCATATCGACACGGACGCCATCATCCCGGCCAGGTTCCTGGTCACGGCCGACACGGCCGAGCTGGGCAAAAACTGCTTCGAGGGCCTGGAGGAGGGCTGGGTCAAGCGCGTCACCCCCGGCGACATCCTGGTGGCCGGGGAGAACTTCGGCTGCGGCTCGTCGCGCGAGCACGCGCCCCTGGCCATCATCGGCGCGGGCATGCCGGTAGTGCTGGCCAAGAGCTACGCGCGCATCTTCTATCGCAACGCCTTCAACATGGGCCTGCTGCTCCTGGAACTGGGCGACGACATCGCCCGCATCAAGGACGGCGACGAACTGGAGATCGACGTGGCTGCCGGGAAGATCGCCAACCTGACCAGCGGCGAGACCATCGGCTTCAACCCGGTCCCGAAATTCATGATGGACATGCTGTCCGGCGGCGGCCTGGTCGAGTACGTCAAACGCAAGGTCGCGCAGTAGACCCGTTCGGCACGACTGCCGCGAGCACCGGATTTCCCCATCCCACCCCCATGAAAGGGGTGCAGGGGGCGTGCCCCCTGCCCGCCGGAGGCATGCCTTAATATATTCGCATCAACGGAGTTCTCAATGAACATGAAGATATGCCTCATGCCCGGCGACGGCATAGGCCCTGAAATAGTGACCCAGGCCGTGAAGGTGCTGGAGAGGGTGGCCGCGAAATTCGGCCACACGGTGGAAACGGAGACGGTCCTCATCGGCGGCGCGGCCATCGACGCCGTGGGCGAGCCGCTGCCCGCGGCAACGGTGGCGGCCTGCAAGGCTGCGGACGCGGTGCTGCTGGGGGCCGTGGGCGGCCCGAAGTGGGACACCATCGACCCGGCCATCCGGCCTGAGAAGGGGCTCCTGGGCATCCGCAAGGCGCTCGGGCTGTTCGCCAACCTGCGTCCGGCGGCGCTGTTCCCGGAACTGGCGGCGGCGTCGTACCTGCGTCCCGACATCGTGCGCCAGGGGCTGGACATCATGGTCGTGCGCGAACTGACGGGCGGCGCCTATTTCGGCGAGCCCAGGGGCGAGACCGTGGTGAACGGCGAGCGCGCGGCCTTCAACACCATGATCTACTCCGAGTCCGAGGTGGAGCGCATCGTGCGCGTGGCCTGCGAGATCGCGCGCAAGCGCGGCAAGCGCCTGTGCTCGGTGGACAAGGCCAACGTGCTCGACGTGTCGCGGCTGTGGCGCGAGGTGGCCATCCGCACTGCGGCGGAGTTTCCGGACGTGGAGCTGTCGCACATGTACGTGGACAACGCGGCCATGCAGCTCATCCGCGACCCCTCGCAGTTCGACGTCATCGTGACCGAGAACCTGTTCGGCGACATCCTGTCGGACGAGGCCTCGATCATCACGGGCTCCATCGGCATGCTGCCCTCGGCGTCCATGGGATCGGGCGGCCCGGCCCTGTTCGAGCCCATTCACGGCTCGGCGCCGGACATCGCCGGCAAGGACGTGGCCAACCCGCTGGCGACCATCCTGTCCGTGGCCATGATGCTCAGATTCTCCTTCGGCCTGGAGGCCGAGGCCGCTGCCATCGACGCGGCGGTCAAGGGCGTGCTGGCCAGGGGCTACCGCACCGGCGACATCTTTGTCGGCGAGGGCACGAAGGTCGGCTGCACGGAGATGGGCAGGCTGGTGGCGGACGCCGTCTGAACTTCGCGGGGCGCGGCCTGTTGTGCAACGCCCTGAAATATGGAAATGTCGGGCAGGTCATGCGTGACCTGCCCATTTTTTTTGCAAGGAGCCCCATGTGATCGAGGAACTGCTGGCGGAGAACGGCATCGAGCCGGACATTGACGACGACGCCCTTGGCGAGGCCTACGACCGCTGCCCGGCGGTGAACAAGTCGGTCATCAAGAACGCCGTGGCCTTTGCCTGGGCCCTGGCCCAGGAGGGGAGCGAGCCGGTGACGGAAACGCGGCGTTTCGCCCACGTGGACCGCACGGTCGGCCACGAGCGGCTGGACTGGGCCTTCTTCGCCGTGGACCAGCGCCGCTTCCCGCTGACGGCCGTGTTTTCGGCCATGGTCCAGGCCCTGGCGGCGCGGGTGGACAGCCTCGTGGTCCATGTGAGCGGTCCGGTCACGGACGCGCTGCTATTCGGCTGCGACCTGCTCTCGGCGAACCAGATATTCACCCGTGAGCCCGGCCCGATCCTGCAGCTTCTGAGCGGCACCGGAGAGGGCGTGTGCATCGACCTGGCCGGAATCGCCATCGACCATCACCGCGTCGTGCGGCCCGATCCGCAGGCCTACGGCGTGGCTCTGGAACTGCCGGACAGCGAGTATGTCCAGGCCTACCGGGCCGTGACGGCCGAGACCGCGGTCCAGGGGCGGCCGTACATCGCGTACGGCGGCGAGGCCGGAGCGGCGCCCGTGGTCGTGGCCGAACGCTTTCTGGGCTGCTGGCTGTGGGACGTCATTACCCCGCAGACGTTCCGGCGCACCATCACGACATTCTTCTAACCCCTTCGCGCACCCATGAAGAAACACGACATCTCGCGCAACATCGGCATCATCGCCCACATCGACGCCGGAAAGACGACCCTCACCGAGCGGCTGCTCTTCTATTCGCACAAGATCCACAAGCTCGGCGAGGTCCACGACGGCGCCGCGACCATGGACTACCTCGAAGAGGAGCAGAAGCGCGGCATCACCATCACTTCGGCCTGCACGACCATCCAGTGGCACGGCACGCGCATCAACATCATCGACACGCCGGGCCACGTGGACTTCAACGTCGAGGTGGAGCGGGCCCTGCGCGTCTGCGACGGGGCCGTGGTGGTCTTCTGCGGCGTGAACGGCATCGAATCCCAGAGCGAGACGGTCTGGCGGCAGGCGCGCAAGTACGGGCTGCCGCGGCTCGTCTTCATCAACAAGACGGATCGGCCCGGCGCGGACTACTGGCGCGTGGTCGGCGACATCGGCGACAGGCTCGGCGTGCGGCCCGTGCCCGTGACGGTGCCGTCCCTGGCCGTGGAGGGCGGGGTGCTGCATCTGCTGCGCGGATTGGTGCTGACCTTCGACCCGACCGATCAGGGCTCGACGGTGCACGAGCAGGAACCGCGCGGGGCGGACGCGGAGCAGCTGGAGGCCAGGCGGCGCGAGTTCATCGAGACCCTGGCCGACCTCGACGACGCGGTCATGGAGAAATACCTGGGCGAGGAGGATCTGGGCGACGAGGATCTGCGCGCGGCCCTGCGCCGGGTGACGCTCTCGGGCCAGGCCGTGCCGGTCTACTGCGGCAGTGCGCTGAAGAATATCGGCGTGCAGCCGCTGATGAACGGCGTGACGCATTTCCTGCCCTCGCCCGAGGAGTCCCAGTCCCATGCGCGGGTGCTGGCGCGGATGGAGGAGGCGGGCGTCAAGGACGACCAGTTCGTGGGCTTCGTCTTCAAGGTCCTGTTCGAGGGCGCGCACAAGAAGATCTTCCTGCGTGTCTACAACGGCCGCGTGGCCGAGAACAGCGCGGTCTGGAACTCGCGCCTGGAACGCTTCGAGAAGATCCATAAGCTCTACACGGTCCACGCCAACCGCTTTGAGCCCATCCCCGAGGCGCGGGGCGGCGAGATCGTGCTGGCCACGGGCCTCAAGGAGTGCGTGACGGGCGACACGCTGTTCACGGGCAAGTCGGATCTGCGGCTGGAGAATATCGACGTCCTGCAGCCGGTGCTGAACGTGGCCCTGGTTCCGGGCAGCGCCAGCGATACGGACAAACTTCAAGCGTTGCTTGAGAGATATTGCATCGAGGACCCGACCCTGCGCTCCTTCACCGACGAGGACACGGACCAGCTCATCGTGGCCGGCCTGGGCGAGCTGCACCTGGAGGTGGTGCTGGAGCGTCTACGCAAGGAGAGCGGGGTGGCCTTCCGCTACGGCAACCCGCAGGTCATCTTTCGCGAGACCGTCGAGGCCGCGGCCGAGGCCGAAGGCACGTGCCGAAAGCTCATCGCCGACAACCTGCATCGCGCCCTGGTGCGCCTGTCCGTACAGCCGCGGGAACGCGGGGCGGGCAACGCGGTGGTCTCGGACGTCCCGGCTGGCAACATGGCCAATATCGCCCTCAAGGCCATGGAGGACGCCCTGCAGGCCGGGGCGGCCCACGGCTGCGTTGTGGCCGACGCCGAGGCCCGGCTCCTGGCCGTGTCGCCCTTCGAGGACGGCCTGACGGAACTCGGTGTGCGCATGGCCGCCCTGGAGGCCATGAAGACTGCCCTCTCCCAGGCCTCGCCGGTCCTGCTGGAGCCCATCATGAGCGTGGAACTGCGCATGCCTCCGGAATACGTCGGCGACTGCGTCAACCTCCTGGGCGCCAAGAACGCGCGCATCCTGGACGTGCGCACGGGCGACTTCGACTCCGGCATCACGGCCATGGCCCCCATGCGCCAGCTCTTCGGTTTCTCGACGGAACTCAGGTCCCGCACCAAGGGCAAGGCCTTCTATTCGCTGGTCTTCAGCAAATACGACGTGGTGGGGTGACCTGCGGCGCTTGCCCAAAAAAATGAAGCCCCCGAGTCCGTAGACCCGGGGGCTTCATTTTTAGCTGACCAAGGGATGGGCTACTTCACTTCTTCCACAGGAAATCCTGCGCCCTTCCAGCCGAAGATGCCGCCGGGGAAGCGGTAGACGTTCTTGTAGCCGAGCTTCTTGGCCCAGACCGCGCCGTTGTGGCTACGGGTGCATTTGACGAAGCCGCAGTAGACGATGACCGGCTTGTCCTTGTCGGGCCCCAGCAGGGCTTCGAAGTCGGCCTGGGTCTTGCCGTCGGTCTCCTTGGCGTCCCACTCCTTCATGTCCGGGATGGGGAAGAGGAACTGCACCGCGCCGGGCACGTGCTCCTTCTTGTAGCTGTCCGCGTAGGGCATGGTGTCGACGATGACCATGTCCTTGCCTTCGTCCATCATCTTCTTCAGCTCGGCGGCCGTGACCAGGTCGTAGCCTCCGGCGGCTGTGTCGCGCACCAGCTTCACGGCTTCGGTTTCCTTGGTGGCTTCGGCCTCGAACTTGGAGTCGAAAAGGGCGAAGGACGGGTTGGCGAGAAATGTGACAAGCAGGACAACCACGGGAACGAGAACTTTTTTCATGCGCATTCTTCCTTCCAGATAAGAGTTTTGACGGACTGGTATTTCGAGGCGAAGGAGACCGGG contains:
- the leuC gene encoding 3-isopropylmalate dehydratase large subunit; amino-acid sequence: MRQTLAQKILQRHTDQPITADGQIVQCRVSLVLANDITAPLAIKSIRGMGVKQVFDKDKVALVCDHFTPNKDIDSAEQVKVVRDFAREMDITHYYEGGNVGVEHAILPEYGLVGPGDIIVGADSHTCTYGGLGAFATGLGSTDVAAAMALGETWFKVPETIRVNFTGKLPEHVGGKDLILFTIGQTGVAGALYKALEFGGEVIDDLSVEARMTMANMAIEAGGKVGLFAADAKTLEYCRAHGRDGDEPIAADHGAAYWKEMTFDVSSFSPQIACPHLPDNVKPVEEVSDIRVDQVVLGSCTNGRISDLREAAAIIKGRKVAKGVRFIVIPASPGAYSMALDEGLLRIFLDAGAIISPPTCGPCLGGHMGILAGGERCLATTNRNFKGRMGSLKSEVYLANPAVAAATAVTGLITHPGKL
- a CDS encoding 3-isopropylmalate dehydratase small subunit → MTFKGKTHVVGDHIDTDAIIPARFLVTADTAELGKNCFEGLEEGWVKRVTPGDILVAGENFGCGSSREHAPLAIIGAGMPVVLAKSYARIFYRNAFNMGLLLLELGDDIARIKDGDELEIDVAAGKIANLTSGETIGFNPVPKFMMDMLSGGGLVEYVKRKVAQ
- the leuB gene encoding 3-isopropylmalate dehydrogenase encodes the protein MNMKICLMPGDGIGPEIVTQAVKVLERVAAKFGHTVETETVLIGGAAIDAVGEPLPAATVAACKAADAVLLGAVGGPKWDTIDPAIRPEKGLLGIRKALGLFANLRPAALFPELAAASYLRPDIVRQGLDIMVVRELTGGAYFGEPRGETVVNGERAAFNTMIYSESEVERIVRVACEIARKRGKRLCSVDKANVLDVSRLWREVAIRTAAEFPDVELSHMYVDNAAMQLIRDPSQFDVIVTENLFGDILSDEASIITGSIGMLPSASMGSGGPALFEPIHGSAPDIAGKDVANPLATILSVAMMLRFSFGLEAEAAAIDAAVKGVLARGYRTGDIFVGEGTKVGCTEMGRLVADAV
- a CDS encoding elongation factor G, coding for MKKHDISRNIGIIAHIDAGKTTLTERLLFYSHKIHKLGEVHDGAATMDYLEEEQKRGITITSACTTIQWHGTRINIIDTPGHVDFNVEVERALRVCDGAVVVFCGVNGIESQSETVWRQARKYGLPRLVFINKTDRPGADYWRVVGDIGDRLGVRPVPVTVPSLAVEGGVLHLLRGLVLTFDPTDQGSTVHEQEPRGADAEQLEARRREFIETLADLDDAVMEKYLGEEDLGDEDLRAALRRVTLSGQAVPVYCGSALKNIGVQPLMNGVTHFLPSPEESQSHARVLARMEEAGVKDDQFVGFVFKVLFEGAHKKIFLRVYNGRVAENSAVWNSRLERFEKIHKLYTVHANRFEPIPEARGGEIVLATGLKECVTGDTLFTGKSDLRLENIDVLQPVLNVALVPGSASDTDKLQALLERYCIEDPTLRSFTDEDTDQLIVAGLGELHLEVVLERLRKESGVAFRYGNPQVIFRETVEAAAEAEGTCRKLIADNLHRALVRLSVQPRERGAGNAVVSDVPAGNMANIALKAMEDALQAGAAHGCVVADAEARLLAVSPFEDGLTELGVRMAALEAMKTALSQASPVLLEPIMSVELRMPPEYVGDCVNLLGAKNARILDVRTGDFDSGITAMAPMRQLFGFSTELRSRTKGKAFYSLVFSKYDVVG
- a CDS encoding rhodanese-like domain-containing protein is translated as MRMKKVLVPVVVLLVTFLANPSFALFDSKFEAEATKETEAVKLVRDTAAGGYDLVTAAELKKMMDEGKDMVIVDTMPYADSYKKEHVPGAVQFLFPIPDMKEWDAKETDGKTQADFEALLGPDKDKPVIVYCGFVKCTRSHNGAVWAKKLGYKNVYRFPGGIFGWKGAGFPVEEVK